In Capricornis sumatraensis isolate serow.1 chromosome 16, serow.2, whole genome shotgun sequence, a genomic segment contains:
- the CYP2R1 gene encoding vitamin D 25-hydroxylase isoform X1, whose protein sequence is MWQPHSAETFAAALGGVFFLLLFALGVRQLLKQRRPSGFPPGPSGLPFIGNIYSLAASAELPHVYMKKQSQVYGEIFSLDLGGISAVVLNGYDVVKECLVHQSEIFADRPCLPLFMKMTKMGGLLNSRYGQGWIDHRKLAVNSFRCFGYGQKSFESKILEETKFFIDAVETYNGSPFDLKQLVTNAVSNITNLVIFGERFTYEDTDFQHMIELFSENVELAASATVFLYNAFPWIGILPFGKHQQLFRNAAVVYDFLSRLIEKASINRKPQLPQHFVDAYLDEMERSKNDPSSTFSKENLIFSVGELIIAGTETTTNVLRWAVLFMALYPNIQGQVQKEIDLIIGPTGKPSWDDKCKMPYTEAVLHEVLRFCNIVPLGIFHATSEDAVVRGYSIPKGTTVITNLYSVHFDEKYWRDPEIFYPERFLDSSGYFAKKEALIPFSLGRRHCLGEQLARMEMFLFFTTLLQRFHLHFPHELVPNLKPRLGMTLQPQPYLICAERR, encoded by the exons ATGTGGCAGCCTCACAGCGCCGAGACGTTCGCGGCGGCCCTCGGCGGGgtcttcttcctgcttctcttcGCCCTGGGGGTCCGCCAGCTGCTGAAGCAGAGACGGCCGTCGGGCTTCCCCCCGGGACCGTCGGGGCTACCATTTATCGGCAACATCTACTCACTGGCCGCCTCGGCCGAGCTCCCCCATGTCTACATGAAAAAGCAGAGCCAGGTGTACGGCGAG aTCTTCAGTTTGGATCTTGGAGGTATATCAGCTGTGGTTCTAAATGGCTATGATGTAGTAAAGGAATGCCTTGTTCATCAAAGTGAAATTTTTGCAGACAGACCATGTCTTCCTTTATTCATGAAGATGACAAAAATGGGAG gcttaCTGAATTCCAGATATGGCCAAGGATGGATTGATCACAGAAAATTAGCTGTAAATAGCTTTCGCTGTTTTGGATATGGCCAGAAATCTTTTGAATCTAAAATCTTAGAAGAAACCAAATTTTTCATTGATGCTGTTGAAACATACAATGGTAGCCCTTTTGACTTAAAACAATTAGTAACAAATGCTGTTTCAAACATAACCAATCTGGTCATTTTTGGAGAACGATTCACTTATGAAGACACTGATTTTCAGCACATGATTGAGTTATTTAGTGAAAATGTGGAACTAGCTGCCAGCGCCACAGTCTTCCTCTATAATGCCTTTCCATGGATTGGCATCTTACCTTTTGGAAAACATCAACAATTGTTTAGAAATGCAGCTGTGGTCTATGACTTTCTCTCTAGGCTTATTGAAAAAGCTTCCATCAACAGAAAACCGCAGTTACCTCAGCATTTTGTTGATGCTTATTTAGATGAGAtggaaagaagtaaaaatgaCCCATCATCtactttctccaaagaaaacctgATTTTCTCTGTGGGTGAACTCATCATTGCTGGAACTGAAACTACAACTAATGTGCTACGGTGGGCAGTTCTTTTCATGGCCCTTTATCCTAACATTCAAG GACAAGTTCAGAAAGAGATTGATTTAATTATAGGACCCACTGGGAAGCCTTCTTGGGATGACAAGTGCAAAATGCCTTATACCGAGGCAGTTTTACATGAGGTTTTAAGATTCTGTAACATAGTGCCATTAGGGATTTTCCATGCAACCTCTGAGGATGCAGTTGTACGTGGTTATTCCATTCCTAAAGGCACAACAGTAATCACAAATCTTTATTCCGTACACTTTGATGAAAAGTATTGGAGAGACCCAGAAATATTCTATCCAGAGCGATTTCTGGACAGCAGTGGATATTTTGCCAAGAAGGAAGCTTTGATTCCCTTTTCCCTAG GGAGAAGACATTGTCTTGGAGAACAGCTGGCTCGGATGGAAATGTTCCTGTTTTTCACAACATTGCTTCAGaggtttcatttgcattttccgcatgaactggttccaaatctgaaGCCCAGGTTAGGCATGACATTGCAACCCCAGCCCTACCTCATCTGTGCAGAAAGACGCTGA
- the CYP2R1 gene encoding vitamin D 25-hydroxylase isoform X2: MWQPHSAETFAAALGGVFFLLLFALGVRQLLKQRRPSGFPPGPSGLPFIGNIYSLAASAELPHVYMKKQSQVYGEIFSLDLGGISAVVLNGYDVVKECLVHQSEIFADRPCLPLFMKMTKMGGQVQKEIDLIIGPTGKPSWDDKCKMPYTEAVLHEVLRFCNIVPLGIFHATSEDAVVRGYSIPKGTTVITNLYSVHFDEKYWRDPEIFYPERFLDSSGYFAKKEALIPFSLGRRHCLGEQLARMEMFLFFTTLLQRFHLHFPHELVPNLKPRLGMTLQPQPYLICAERR, encoded by the exons ATGTGGCAGCCTCACAGCGCCGAGACGTTCGCGGCGGCCCTCGGCGGGgtcttcttcctgcttctcttcGCCCTGGGGGTCCGCCAGCTGCTGAAGCAGAGACGGCCGTCGGGCTTCCCCCCGGGACCGTCGGGGCTACCATTTATCGGCAACATCTACTCACTGGCCGCCTCGGCCGAGCTCCCCCATGTCTACATGAAAAAGCAGAGCCAGGTGTACGGCGAG aTCTTCAGTTTGGATCTTGGAGGTATATCAGCTGTGGTTCTAAATGGCTATGATGTAGTAAAGGAATGCCTTGTTCATCAAAGTGAAATTTTTGCAGACAGACCATGTCTTCCTTTATTCATGAAGATGACAAAAATGGGAG GACAAGTTCAGAAAGAGATTGATTTAATTATAGGACCCACTGGGAAGCCTTCTTGGGATGACAAGTGCAAAATGCCTTATACCGAGGCAGTTTTACATGAGGTTTTAAGATTCTGTAACATAGTGCCATTAGGGATTTTCCATGCAACCTCTGAGGATGCAGTTGTACGTGGTTATTCCATTCCTAAAGGCACAACAGTAATCACAAATCTTTATTCCGTACACTTTGATGAAAAGTATTGGAGAGACCCAGAAATATTCTATCCAGAGCGATTTCTGGACAGCAGTGGATATTTTGCCAAGAAGGAAGCTTTGATTCCCTTTTCCCTAG GGAGAAGACATTGTCTTGGAGAACAGCTGGCTCGGATGGAAATGTTCCTGTTTTTCACAACATTGCTTCAGaggtttcatttgcattttccgcatgaactggttccaaatctgaaGCCCAGGTTAGGCATGACATTGCAACCCCAGCCCTACCTCATCTGTGCAGAAAGACGCTGA